From Aspergillus luchuensis IFO 4308 DNA, chromosome 2, nearly complete sequence:
GCATCCCAATTTACTATCACCATGTCCATcaccctccccccatcctaCGAATcccacccaacaacccacATCAAActctcccaccacccacccaacaccccctccccgacccccgtcatcatcatcaccctcaacCGGCCCGACAAACGCAAtgccttcacctccaccatggcccaAGAGCTCGAATGGGCCTTCACAACCCTGGACCGCGATCCCCGCGTGAAAGTAATCATCCTGACCGGCAGCGGAGATACATTCTGCGCTGGAGCAGATCTCGAAATTGGATTTAGTGTAGgcgagaaggggaaggagaagttgaACTTGCGTGATTATCGCGATAGGTGGGATCATACCATACACCCCCCATATACTACGATTCATAATACTAAGTCCATAGCTAACtataattgaatatataaaaaacagCGGCGGCCGCGTCgccctctccatccaccgATGCCGCAAGCCCACCATCGCCGCGATGCAAGGCTCCGCCGTAGGAGTCGGTATGACCATGACTCTTCCTGCTGCTATTCGGCATgtccacaaccccccaccccccctcAGCATGATCCCTCCTACGCAAAGTCCTAACCTAACAATGGTATAGAATCGCCCACACCCCCAGCAAATACGGCTTCGTCTTCGCCCGCCGCGGCATCACCATGGAATCCTGCTCCAgctacctcctcccccgaCTAATCGGGTACTCGCGCGCCATGTACCTCGTCTCCACGGGTGCAGTGTACCCGCCCACGTCACCGCACTTCGGGGGTCTCTTTGCCGAGACATTTCCCACCAAGGAAGGGGTTATGAAGCGGGCGGTGGAGTTGGCGAGTGAGATGGCTCAGCTGGTGAGTCCGATGGCTGGGGCGTTGAATCGGGCGTTGATGTGGAGGGCGCCGGCGAGTGTCGAGGAGGCGCATTTGCTGGAGTCGAGGGTTTTGGGTCATATGTTTGCTTCTGAGTAAGTTTTtcatttaatcttttttGGGGATTAGTAGGGGGAATATTGCTGACAAGTGGATGGTATAGGGATCAGAAGGAGGGTGTTGGGGCGTTCTttgagaagaggaagcccgAGTTCAAGTGTGatttggatgtggatgggcCGGGGAATTATCCTTGGTGGGCGGAGGTGGATATTGATCCGAGGGGGGAGGTTGAGAATAAGTCAAAGCTGTAAGCGTGGAGGGGACTAGGATGTAGATATAGCGAAGAAAGTGAACATATTCAATAATCATTTTAAATCGCTCACTGATATGAATATTCGTACAAataggagaaaaaaaaaagagagaactTAATTACAGTTCTCTAGAATGCCATAATAACACTCACTCAAAAGTAAACAGGCATCCCATGCAAAACAGAACCACTGAACTAACTTTAGACAATGAAATGACGTCTCTTGCGGTTATACGCCCGCTGATCCTTCAGCCACTGGCGATAGCCCTGCACACTACCGATCTTCTCACCATAGTAATCCGGAACAGGGTTAGCAATGGAA
This genomic window contains:
- a CDS encoding enoyl-CoA hydratase/isomerase family protein (COG:I;~EggNog:ENOG410PK7T;~InterPro:IPR001753,IPR029045,IPR014748;~PFAM:PF00378;~go_function: GO:0003824 - catalytic activity [Evidence IEA]), yielding MSITLPPSYESHPTTHIKLSHHPPNTPSPTPVIIITLNRPDKRNAFTSTMAQELEWAFTTLDRDPRVKVIILTGSGDTFCAGADLEIGFSVGEKGKEKLNLRDYRDSGGRVALSIHRCRKPTIAAMQGSAVGVGMTMTLPAAIRIAHTPSKYGFVFARRGITMESCSSYLLPRLIGYSRAMYLVSTGAVYPPTSPHFGGLFAETFPTKEGVMKRAVELASEMAQLVSPMAGALNRALMWRAPASVEEAHLLESRVLGHMFASEDQKEGVGAFFEKRKPEFKCDLDVDGPGNYPWWAEVDIDPRGEVENKSKL